Part of the Prunus dulcis chromosome 8, ALMONDv2, whole genome shotgun sequence genome is shown below.
TCTATGTTACTTCACATATAAGCAAGGATTAGATGCATTTTAACAGTGTGATGGCGCAGGTGATGTTTATCTGCAACCACTGCCCGTTTGTTAAACACCTGAAAAAAGGTATCGTGAAGCTTGCAAATTTCTATATGAAGGTAAGGCACCTGAATTTGCTTCTTCTGAGAGGCTTGATTCACTTTAAAGTTCTACCAAACTTCACTGAGCAAATTAATATAGGATAGTAACATGTTCAAAtgtgtttatatttatttcaaatatattgttattattgATATCATTCATTCTTTTTTCAGAAAGGACTTGCAGTTGTTGCGATATCTTCGAATTCTGTAGCTACGCATCCACAGGTACTACACTTGTACTAACTCCATAATTTGGGGTTAGAGTTTGTGAAGCTGTTGTATGATCAGTCAAAGTGTGGGAACTCTTCCTGACAGGATGGACCACAATTCATGGCAGAAGAAGCTATGCTGTTCAAATATCCTTTTCCATATCTATATGACGAGGTATGCTACTTCCAAAGTGCCAATCTTAACAGCTTTATAAATCTGGcatttcttatttgattttgtttctcaATATGGCTTTTGGAAATGAGCAATAGTTGAGTGACAATATTTTACTCTCATAAGAATCTGGCTAGGTTTTGGTCCAACTGCAAAGCTCTCATTCATGTGTGTATGCACACATGAATCTATTAAAATTAAGTTTCTCAATGTACTAATCCAAACTTGAACTTTATCGGGAAATTGGGCAAAATATAGCCCTTTGCAAATTTATTGGTCAAATACTACCCACCTTATAATCATTTATCAAATACTATCTATAAATACTGTCTTATTGCCTACTTAACACTTTTtatcacttttttcttttctctttcaacTCTCTcttcgctctctctctctcagctctcaaagtttcttttctcttttgtttcttgcaaATCAATCTCAATCACTCAATCAATAGGTTTGTTTACCCTTTCTTGGAATGAACTTGGTTAATTGATGATTGTTTCATGCCTCTTAATTGATGATTCTCTATGTCtggtttttgtcttttgattTCCGCCTAAAATCCCATTTCAATcccttcatttcttttttattttgggccTTTCTTTTGTGATTTGTTCTTCTGCTGGGACTATAAGAAGTGGAACAGGAAGAGCTATTCTTGGGTCTTTTCTGCAGAAACTAGTGGCTTGGCTGTTAAGATTGCATCTGGAGGTCGATGATGGACTTGAGCTTTGTGGGTTTCGCGATTcagaagaaaaatgatattaaCATATATTCCTATTAAATTACAGTAACACAGCAATTAACACCAATAACAGATcaatataacagcaatacCATAGCTATCAAACATCAATATAAGACCAATAACACAACAATACACAACAATGCAAAGACAAACCCTTCATCCCATGATAGCTGCAAACAAAAAGGTCACAATGACTAATTTTTGGGGTGAGGACAAACTGTTGTTTTTACGTAGTAAAAATTGATGTAGCACCAGTACAGAGAACTTAGAAATCTAGAGAGATTAAGAGAAGAAGCTAATGAGACAAAAGAACAAGAGAGCAGTAATtgtgactttttgttttcagcTGTCATGGGCTGTAGGGCTTGTCTTTGTATTGTTGTGTATTGCTGTGTTATTGGTGTTATATTGATGTTATATTGCTATGGTATTGTTGTATATTGCTGTGTTATTGGTGTTACGTTGCTGGTTATTGGTGTTATATTGATGTTGTATCGCGAAACCCACCATTGACCCCATCTTTTAGCTCTCTCTTCTGAATCGCCTAAGCTTGCAGCTGTTTCAACCTCaaagctcaactccatcatcaACCTCCAGCTGCGACCTTAACAGCCAAGCCACCAGGTTCTgctgagagaaagaaaaaagtgagaaaagtGTTAAGTAGGCAATAAGAGAGTATTATAGATAGTACTTGATAAATGATTATAGGGTGGGTAGTATTTGGCTAATAAGTTTGCAAAGGGATAGTTTTTTGCCCAATTTCCCAACTTTAGCTAATCTTTAAACATTGGAGAATAGGAGGTACTAATGGCTCCAAGGGCAGGGCTAGCTTGATATTTGGCATGCATGCATGACAGGCTGGGACTCTTCATGGTTCATTTTAAAACATTGATCCCTGAAAAGCAGAATTTCCTTCCAAGTGTAAAATTAGATGTATTGAAGAATATACAAAGCTACCCTTAGAGTGAGGctttttagaaagaaaaaaaggaaaagaaatgatAGTGTTGGTTATTCCTTAACCTGGGCAACTTGAGTCtcttctttcccttttccTATTTTACTGGTTTTCATGGTTTTTTGTTAGCTGTTAGCATTCCTAAAattgagattttgagggcAGTAGAACTTCAGGTCGCACATTGTGTTAAGTGTAATACTATATCAATTTGATTGAAACAGTTATGCTTGGTAACTCTCTAATTCATTATCtttgttaaatatatttaatacaGTCACAGGAAGTTGCCCAGGATTTTGGAGCAATTTGCACACCCGagttttttctatttaaaaagGTGACCACAACCTGCACCAATCGATTTGCTGAAATTACTCAAGAACACTACCTCATTCCAGCTTTCCTTTAGGGGACTCATTGTAAACTTATCACTGTATCTCAATTTGAGTTAATCCAACTTCTATTTGTTTTACCCTTTCTAGCATGCAACTAAATTTATTACCGTGTAATAGGATGGACGGAGGCCATTTGAACTGGTGTACCATGGACAGTTTGATGATTCAAGACCTAGTAATAATGTGTCTGTAAGTGGAAGGTAGGAAATTCGTTTTCATATTAGCGTTATGACTTCTATTGTAAGGTGTGGAAACTGATTTAGAAAACTCCATGTAGGGACTTGAGCCTGGCAATAGATTGTGTTCTTAGTGGCCAACCGGTACCATCGATTCAGAAACCAAGGTACTTCTTTCCTATGCGACGTTTGTCAGGTCTTTAGGATTATGTTCAGCCATGGTTAAATTCTAAAAGTAATTGCTTTCCCCccattttttttgtagtgttgGATGCAGCATAAAGTGGCACCCAGAGAGAAAACCGTGATATGCAAATCTTGGTTTCAATTTTCTTGAGATTATAACCTGTGAGTAAAAATTTTCTTTCAGGAATTTCTTTGTAAAGGCCGACAGCCATATTGATATCAGAATGTAACTtataatttcttcttcttcttgtttctctCCAATCCTCAAATCTTCCTTTTTCATTGCTTGGTATTTCTGAAACCTTATAAAGCTAGGAAGTAATGTAATAtaatcattattttcttcatttgtaattagaaactttttatttattgtaatgATCAATAAAGTCATCCCCCTCAAGATATGGGATGTCTGATGATTTTTGCACACTTGATCTTCGATGTTTGCCGCTGCCCCAATTCTTATGCTGATTTATTCGATGATTCTTGtgctgttttgttttaatttcagTCTATTAATTTATACaggagaaataaaaataccCCATGAACTCATCGTAAAAACCATGCAACTAATTGCACCAACACTTGCAAAATCATGGACATTGCCTAAAGGAGAAAATGTTATGGTATGTTCTCTATGCTACTATGAGGCTGTCTTTTGATGTATAAGCTGTAGGATGTTGACAGGATACGTTTGGAGACTGTTCACCTTTAACAGCTGATAAGAAcatctttttcatttcttattGGATTTTCCTGCTGTCACATTCCTTGGTCGAtgcatgattttatttatttatttattgtttatacAATGAGGGGTAGGTTTTCTCTttccaaatcccacccttccTTATGTGTCTAGATTGGAACTTGAAATCATCAACGGATGAATGAGTTAGGATACTATTAAGTAGATGGTAGGTTGTGAAAGTATGAAATAAGGATAGATTAGATGTTGGAATTCATGGTGAGTGTATGACATTCTAGGGTGATTGATAAATCCAATGTGATGAACGTGATGCCTTTTTTATTAGTACTACTTCCTGTAgccggtggtggtggtggtggtggtggtggtttgaTGGCtctaaagttttttattttattttttgtaatgacatgtttatttttgtattggAATTATTCCAATTCAATGCATGAGTATTGAATTTATTCCACTTCCTGACTTTTCCCCCCGTTTACTAACAAACATGGAATCAAAATTATGTAATATAATACCTGAAAAATCAGGAATTAGATTGATTAGGAGAAGGAGGAGTTGATCCCATTCTCATTTCTGTCTCGTTTATTGAGTTCTCTGATTCATAACTTCTTACATTTATAGTAAGTAAATGCTCTAAAATCTCACCTACCAATTAGAATGCAGGATTTAAAACTTCTTTATCCTAACATTATCAATCATGCTTAGAATGggataaaaaatggaaaaatcgATAAAAAGTGGATGCCGATTGAAGCACTGTGCTTCAATTCTTAAAAGTTGTTATTGCTTTTATTGAAAGATTTAGAAGAGCGTTTAGTGGATAGTTGCTTGCATTATTAGCCATTAGAATCTCATAAGTTACCATACACAATCAGAGTGGGCCTTAGATGGTTCACTGTCACACGTCCAAGGACAGTGTATCCTTTCAAGAACATGCAGATCATGaaatctctttttcttttgagaaaaataattgttGGAAAAAGCTTGAGAAGGATAGTGGTCCAATTTGTTTCTAATATCATGTTTTTTTCTGTGGCTCATGCTAAACTGCTAAACAAGATTGTCACCTCGACCATTGCTATTTTTGTCGGCACAAGGCCCCACAGACAAACCCAATGGGGCTTGAAAGCTATGACTACTGCTGTTGGTCCCCAAATTGATAATTGCAATTTTGTTGCTCACTCCTTGTGTGATATTTTACGTACTACGAAATTGCATTATCAATGGCAGCAGCTTATTGCATTGTTGGGACAATCTGCTGGAATCTTGGCTTTAAATATTCAgagtttttctttattctttctaaattttagtCACCGAAATGTGACAGATGATACAGTGAAATCTTAGTTATATGTAGAAATAAATGAGGTTTAGAGTGGGATTCTGTATATGCTGTTAACTTGAggatatttttctcttttaatatATTTGCTTGGAATTGTCAAACATAGCCTCTGCtctgggaaaaaaaaagggatatCGCTATTTTGCTATTCCCGGCTAATAATGATATGCCACGTGGAAAAGTTGTCACTCGTGTCCTAGGGCTTTTGGCCGGAGATAGTAAAACAGTGCTATCCCTGTTTCATGCAAGTGTTTCTCCACATTTTGGGAGCATGCATCTGATTGTATCTTCTTACTTTTGAACTAGGCACATTTTACTTTAGCCTTACTATCTGCACTAAGGTAGATAGCGGAGAAAACCCCCAATCTGATAATGCAATCCTGAATCATAGTGAAAGACAATAAACATGTCTTATTGCTACTACACGACATTAATCTATACAAATTGTATCTTTTTAcctgaacaaaaaataaaaattaatgaagtgGAATGATGACTTTAGGGGTTTGTGGGAAAACAAGAAGGTGATCCAATTAGAGGTTCAGATGACCTGGAAAAACTGGAACTGTGGAATGTAGCTTTCGCATCTCCTTTTCCAAGAAAATCTGGTTTTTCACAATCCTCATTTTCATGCCTGATCTCCTTGAGCATTGCTGTTACATCTTTCATTGTTGGCCTTTCCTCTGGGCAAGTATTAACACAGAGCAGAGCCACCCCAAGCACTTGAAGCATC
Proteins encoded:
- the LOC117637109 gene encoding uncharacterized protein LOC117637109; its protein translation is MAVATVPVNSVCACPLRSPRIPTKFVSQFLTKCSSFKLGFESLQLRTTLPARKLVVRAARTESKGVSLGFRAPNFEIPEPLTGKVWKLEDFESHPALLVMFICNHCPFVKHLKKGIVKLANFYMKKGLAVVAISSNSVATHPQDGPQFMAEEAMLFKYPFPYLYDESQEVAQDFGAICTPEFFLFKKDGRRPFELVYHGQFDDSRPSNNVSVSGRDLSLAIDCVLSGQPVPSIQKPSVGCSIKWHPERKP